The DNA window CCATAGAATTACCAGAAGATTCATATTTTATTTATCAGATAGTTGGAATTAAGGTTTTTTGCTCCGATGGAAGAGAACTAGGAGAGATAGTTGACATTTTACAGCCTGGAAGCAATGATGTTTATGTAGTCAAAGGAAAGGACATAATCAGTAATGTTGAAAAGGAATATTTAATACCAGCTATAAAAGATGTTGTTAAATATATTAATATAGAAGATAAAAAAATGATTATAGAGCCCATTGAAGGATTGATAGAATGAGAATAGATGTACTTACGTTGTTTCCTGAAATGTTTTTTAACTTCCTAGATGCTAGTATTGTTGGAAGAGCAGTAAATAGCAACATTGCAAGAATTAATTGTATAGATATCAGAGATTTTTCTAAAGATAAGCATAGGAGAGTAGACGATTATCCTTTTGGTGGAGGGCCTGGTATGGTTATGGGACCTGAACCAATTTATAATGCAATTAATTCAGTAAAAAGCGAAAAAAGTAGAATTATTTGTCTTAGTCCAAAGGGGAGAACCTATAATCAAGAAATTGCAAACAAATTATCCTTAGAGGAGCATAT is part of the Proteiniborus sp. MB09-C3 genome and encodes:
- the rimM gene encoding ribosome maturation factor RimM (Essential for efficient processing of 16S rRNA) — translated: MEYIRVGKIVNTHGIKGDVKVLPLTDNINRFEKLESVYIEDDKSRIKIEKVWYSKGFVMLKFRGHDDINDVLKYKDKYIVIEEKDAIELPEDSYFIYQIVGIKVFCSDGRELGEIVDILQPGSNDVYVVKGKDIISNVEKEYLIPAIKDVVKYINIEDKKMIIEPIEGLIE